One Natrinema longum genomic window carries:
- a CDS encoding CBS domain-containing protein, with the protein MEDIFAARVMSTSLHTVTPDTLVEDAAQLMLENGIGSVVVVDDDNRLEGILTTTDFVRIVSEQKPKDQTPVSKYMSTDVVTASAQDSIRDVADAMVERGFHHIPVVDDEEGAIGMVTTSDLAGYISRVKSPSPDE; encoded by the coding sequence ATGGAAGACATTTTCGCCGCTCGAGTCATGTCCACCTCCCTGCACACGGTAACGCCCGATACGCTGGTCGAGGACGCCGCCCAGTTGATGCTCGAGAACGGGATCGGATCGGTCGTCGTCGTCGACGACGACAACCGACTCGAGGGGATCCTGACGACGACGGACTTCGTCCGGATCGTTTCCGAGCAGAAACCGAAGGATCAGACGCCCGTCTCGAAGTACATGAGTACGGACGTCGTCACGGCCTCGGCCCAGGACAGCATCCGCGACGTTGCGGACGCGATGGTCGAACGGGGCTTCCATCACATCCCCGTCGTCGACGACGAGGAAGGTGCCATCGGAATGGTCACGACGTCCGATCTGGCCGGCTACATTTCGCGCGTCAAGTCGCCCAGCCCCGACGAGTAA